In a single window of the Diospyros lotus cultivar Yz01 chromosome 10, ASM1463336v1, whole genome shotgun sequence genome:
- the LOC127810942 gene encoding metacaspase-5-like, with product MGKKAVLIGCNYTGTKAELKGCINDVRRMYACLVDRYGFSEDDIKVLIDTDDSYTQPTGRNIRRAVTDLVRSAERGDVLFVHYSGHGTRLPAETGDDDDTGYDECIVPCDMNLITDDDFREFVNKVPEGCRITFVSDSCHSGGLIDEAKEQIGESMKGSNEEEGSGFGFKSFLQRKVEDTFESRGIHLPSGLGHRHRRHDEDSEDREAEAGYGDRGYLKNKSLPLSTLIEILKQKTGKDDIDVGKLRPTLFDMFGEDASPKVKKFMKVILNKIQQSGGEGSGEGGGIMGMVGSLAQEFFKQKLEDNDEGYAKPAMKTQVSSKQEVYAGATKRSLADNSILISGCQTHETSADASPSGNADEAYGALSNAIQIIIAETDGSVTYQELVLRARQMLKGQGFTQRPGLYCSDHHVDAPFLC from the exons ATGGGCAAGAAAGCAGTACTGATCGGCTGCAATTACACAGGCACCAAGGCCGAGCTTAAAGGTTGCATAAATGACGTCCGTCGGATGTACGCCTGCCTCGTCGATCGCTACGGCTTCTCCGAGGACGACATCAAGGTGCTCATCGACACCGATGACTCCTATACGCAGCCTACCGGCCGGAATATTCGTCGAGCCGTCACCGATCTTGTCCGATCCGCCGAGCGCGGCGACGTTCTCTTCGTTCACTACAGCGGCCACGGCACTCGTCTCCCCGCCGAGACCGGAGACGACGACGACACCGGCTATGACGAGTGCATCGTCCCCTGCGACATGAATCTCATCAccg ATGATGATTTCAGAGAGTTTGTAAATAAGGTTCCAGAAGGTTGCCGAATTACGTTTGTATCAGATTCTTGCCACAGTGGTGGCCTCATTGATGAGGCTAAAGAGCAAATTGGTGAGAGCATGAAGGGTTCTAACGAAGAGGAGGGCTCAGGTTTTGGATTCAAAAGCTTCCTGCAACGTAAGGTGGAGGATACATTCGAGTCACGTGGAATTCACCTCCCTTCTGGTTTGGGACACCGCCATCGGCGTCATGATGAGGATTCTGAAGACAGAGAGGCTGAGGCTGGATATGGCGACAGGGGGTATTTGAAGAACAAATCTTTGCCTCTTTCAACTTTAATCGAGATACTCAAGCAAAAAACTGGGAAGGATGACATTGATGTGGGCAAGCTGAGACCGACTTTGTTTGACATGTTTGGTGAGGATGCCAGCCCTAAAGTAAAGAAGTTCATGAAGGTCATCCTGAATAAAATCCAGCAGAGTGGTGGAGAGGGCAGCGGTGAAGGCGGTGGAATTATGGGTATGGTTGGAAGTTTGGCCCAGGAGTTCTTCAAGCAAAAGCTTGAGGACAATGATGAAGGGTATGCAAAACCTGCCATGAAAACTCAAGTGAGCAGCAAACAAGAGGTTTATGCGGGAGCAACCAAACGATCACTCGCTGATAATAGCATTCTGATAAGTGGCTGCCAAACGCATGAAACTTCTGCTGATGCCAGCCCATCTGGCAACGCTGATGAAGCTTACGGGGCTCTTAGCAATGCAATTCAGATCATAATTGCTGAAACAGATGGCTCAGTCACGTACCAGGAACTTGTATTAAGGGCAAGGCAGATGCTAAAAGGCCAGGGTTTCACCCAACGTCCCGGTCTCTACTGCAGTGACCATCATGTTGATGCTCCTTTCTTGTGTTGA
- the LOC127810941 gene encoding metacaspase-6-like isoform X1 has product MGRKMAVLIGCNYPGTEEELMGCVNDVRRMHKCLVRRFGFYDRDIEVLIDTDDDFPKPTGRNIRDAITDMVRSAKFGDVLFVHFSGHGIRLPPRRKYDNTGYDECIIPTDSNLITDDDFRHFVNEVPKGCRITIVADSCHSGGLIAYAKEQIGESTKKQYAPREYSPQRHHHYQYFDQGSSSSSYQYFEQGSSSSRHHHRQDSSLGHHHSQHLVNRESQAGYRYQRTFEYKYLSPSKFVKMLKRKTGKDDIYEGNLRQTLFDIFGEDVSPKIKLDVNALNMEVGEILNGIGNLAQNFHKLNLEDSSNLVTYARGTTNPTPPRRGILISACQSDQSAADDCGSGKPREAFGALSNVIQIIIDETKTEVTNRTLVLKARQMLKKQGFTQRPGENYQIWAVKMESYLQASDLWDVVTTEIPTLPEDPTIDQITENRTATRKRVQGQDLYSLTRIRNDFYKDHDL; this is encoded by the exons ATGGGGAGGAAGATGGCGGTGCTGATAGGCTGCAATTACCCGGGGACGGAAGAGGAACTTATGGGCTGCGTAAACGACGTCAGGCGGATGCACAAATGTCTCGTTCGGCGGTTCGGCTTTTACGATCGCGACATCGAGGTGCTCATCGACACCGATGACGACTTCCCGAAGCCTACTGGTCGGAACATTCGTGATGCCATCACCGATATGGTTCGATCTGCCAAGTTTGGAGACGTTCTTTTCGTCCACTTTAGTGGCCATGGCATTCGTCTCCCCCCTCGTCGCAAATACGACAACACTGGCTACGACGAGTGCATCATCCCCACCGACTCCAATCTCATCACTG ATGATGATTTCAGGCATTTTGTAAATGAAGTTCCCAAAGGTTGTCGTATTACAATTGTTGCAGATTCTTGCCACAGTGGCGGCCTTATTGCATATGCTAAGGAACAAATTGGTGAGAGTACTAAGAAGCAATATGCTCCAAGGGAATATTCTCCTCAAAGACATCACCATTACCAATATTTTGATCAAGGGTCTTCTAGTTCTAGTTACCAATATTTTGAACAAGGGTCTTCTAGTTCTAGACACCATCATCGCCAAGATTCTAGTTTGGGACACCACCATAGCCAACATCTTGTAAACAGAGAGAGTCAAGCTGGATATCGCTATCAACGTACTTTCGAGTACAAATATTTGTCTCCTTCAAAATTCGTTAAGATGCTGAAGAGAAAAACTGGGAAAGATGACATTTATGAAGGCAACCTGAGACAAACTCTATTTGATATTTTCGGTGAAGATGTCAGCCCTAAAATCAAGTTGGATGTGAATGCCCTCAATATGGAAGTTGGTGAAATTCTGAATGGAATTGGAAACTTGGCCCAAAATTTCCACAAGTTAAACCTTGAGGATAGTAGTAACCTAGTGACTTATGCTAGAGGAACAACCAATCCAACACCTCCTCGTAGAGGCATTCTGATAAGTGCTTGTCAAAGTGACCAAAGTGCTGCTGATGACTGTGGATCTGGGAAGCCTCGTGAAGCTTTTGGAGCTCTCAGTAATGTAATTCAGATTATAATAGATGAAACAAAAACTGAAGTTACTAACCGTACACTTGTACTAAAGGCAAGGCAGATGCTAAAGAAACAAGGTTTCACCCAACGCCCAG GTGAAAATTATCAGATTTGGGCAGTGAAGATGGAGTCATATTTGCAGGCAAGTGATTTATGGGATGTGGTAACAACTGAAATACCAACATTACCTGAGGATCCAACCATTGACCAAATCACAGAAAATAGGAcagcaacaagaaaaagggtACAAGGCCAAGACCTGTATTCACTCACCCGTATcagaaatgatttttacaaaGATCATGACTTGTGA
- the LOC127810941 gene encoding metacaspase-6-like isoform X2: MGRKMAVLIGCNYPGTEEELMGCVNDVRRMHKCLVRRFGFYDRDIEVLIDTDDDFPKPTGRNIRDAITDMVRSAKFGDVLFVHFSGHGIRLPPRRKYDNTGYDECIIPTDSNLITDDDFRHFVNEVPKGCRITIVADSCHSGGLIAYAKEQIGESTKKQYAPREYSPQRHHHYQYFDQGSSSSSYQYFEQGSSSSRHHHRQDSSLGHHHSQHLVNRESQAGYRYQRTFEYKYLSPSKFVKMLKRKTGKDDIYEGNLRQTLFDIFGEDVSPKIKLDVNALNMEVGEILNGIGNLAQNFHKLNLEDSSNLVTYARGTTNPTPPRRGILISACQSDQSAADDCGSGKPREAFGALSNVIQIIIDETKTEVTNRTLVLKARQMLKKQGFTQRPGLYCSDYDADALFLS, translated from the exons ATGGGGAGGAAGATGGCGGTGCTGATAGGCTGCAATTACCCGGGGACGGAAGAGGAACTTATGGGCTGCGTAAACGACGTCAGGCGGATGCACAAATGTCTCGTTCGGCGGTTCGGCTTTTACGATCGCGACATCGAGGTGCTCATCGACACCGATGACGACTTCCCGAAGCCTACTGGTCGGAACATTCGTGATGCCATCACCGATATGGTTCGATCTGCCAAGTTTGGAGACGTTCTTTTCGTCCACTTTAGTGGCCATGGCATTCGTCTCCCCCCTCGTCGCAAATACGACAACACTGGCTACGACGAGTGCATCATCCCCACCGACTCCAATCTCATCACTG ATGATGATTTCAGGCATTTTGTAAATGAAGTTCCCAAAGGTTGTCGTATTACAATTGTTGCAGATTCTTGCCACAGTGGCGGCCTTATTGCATATGCTAAGGAACAAATTGGTGAGAGTACTAAGAAGCAATATGCTCCAAGGGAATATTCTCCTCAAAGACATCACCATTACCAATATTTTGATCAAGGGTCTTCTAGTTCTAGTTACCAATATTTTGAACAAGGGTCTTCTAGTTCTAGACACCATCATCGCCAAGATTCTAGTTTGGGACACCACCATAGCCAACATCTTGTAAACAGAGAGAGTCAAGCTGGATATCGCTATCAACGTACTTTCGAGTACAAATATTTGTCTCCTTCAAAATTCGTTAAGATGCTGAAGAGAAAAACTGGGAAAGATGACATTTATGAAGGCAACCTGAGACAAACTCTATTTGATATTTTCGGTGAAGATGTCAGCCCTAAAATCAAGTTGGATGTGAATGCCCTCAATATGGAAGTTGGTGAAATTCTGAATGGAATTGGAAACTTGGCCCAAAATTTCCACAAGTTAAACCTTGAGGATAGTAGTAACCTAGTGACTTATGCTAGAGGAACAACCAATCCAACACCTCCTCGTAGAGGCATTCTGATAAGTGCTTGTCAAAGTGACCAAAGTGCTGCTGATGACTGTGGATCTGGGAAGCCTCGTGAAGCTTTTGGAGCTCTCAGTAATGTAATTCAGATTATAATAGATGAAACAAAAACTGAAGTTACTAACCGTACACTTGTACTAAAGGCAAGGCAGATGCTAAAGAAACAAGGTTTCACCCAACGCCCAGGTCTCTATTGCAGTGACTATGATGCCGATGCTCTTTTCTTGAGTTGA
- the LOC127810995 gene encoding LOW QUALITY PROTEIN: metacaspase-6-like (The sequence of the model RefSeq protein was modified relative to this genomic sequence to represent the inferred CDS: deleted 1 base in 1 codon), with the protein MGRKKAVLIGCNYPGTDKQLMGCVNDVWQMYNCLVHRYGFYDGDIQVLIDTDDDFQQPTGRNIRRAITNMIRSAKFGDVLFLHFSGHGIRLPSESKYYNTGYDECIVPTDLNLITDDDFKQLVNEVPKGCRITIVADSCHSGGLIANAKEQIGESTKKQEYSVQGHHHHQYPNQGTSSSGHHHHQYSDQGTSSSKHHISQFSRQGTSSSGHHHHQYSDQGTSSSKHHISQFSGQGSSNSRRHHRQDSSLGHHHSQHSHQGTFGSTHHHRQHLVNRESQVGFQHQGTLKNKYLPLSNLIEILKRKTGKDDICVGNLRLTLFDIFGEDVSPKIKLVVNALNMAGNLAQGLGYNQVGEVLNGIGNLAQNFLKLNLEDSSNQVTYAIETTNPTPTRRGILISACQSDQTAADDSRSGQPHEAFGALSNVIQIIIDETKAEVTNRTLVLKARQMLKKQGFTQRPGLYCSDHDADAPFLC; encoded by the exons ATGGGGAGGAAGAAGGCGGTGCTGATAGGCTGCAATTACCCGGGGACGGACAAGCAACTTATGGGCTGCGTAAACGACGTCTGGCAGATGTACAACTGTCTCGTTCATCGCTACGGCTTTTACGATGGCGACATCCAAGTGCTCATCGACACCGATGACGACTTCCAGCAGCCTACTGGTCGGAACATTCGTCGAGCCATCACCAATATGATTCGATCTGCCAAGTTTGGAGACGTCCTTTTCCTCCACTTTAGTGGCCATGGCATTCGTCTACCCTCTGAGAGCAAATACTACAACACTGGCTACGACGAGTGCATCGTC CCCACTGACCTCAATCTCATCACTG ATGATGATTTCAAGCAGTTAGTAAATGAAGTTCCCAAAGGTTGTCGTATTACAATTGTTGCAGATTCTTGCCACAGTGGCGGCCTTATTGCGAATGCTAAGGAACAAATTGGTGAGAGTACTAAGAAACAAGAATACTCTGTTCAAGGACATCACCATCACCAATATCCCAATCAAGGGACTTCTAGTTCTGGACATCATCATCACCAATATTCTGATCAAGGGACTTCTAGTTCGAAACACCATATTTCCCAATTTTCTCGTCAAGGGACTTCTAGTTCTGGACATCATCATCACCAATATTCTGATCAAGGGACTTCTAGTTCGAAACaccatatttctcaattttctggTCAAGGGTCTTCTAATTCTAGACGCCATCATCGCCAAGATTCTAGTTTGGGACACCACCATAGCCAACATTCCCATCAAGGGACTTTTGGTTCAACACACCACCATCGCCAACATCTTGTAAACAGAGAGAGTCAAGTTGGATTTCAGCATCAAGGTACTTTGAAGAACAAATATTTGCCTCTTTCAAATCTCATTGAGATACTGAAGAGAAAAActgggaaagacgacatttgtGTAGGCAACCTGAGACTAACTCTATTTGATATTTTCGGTGAAGATGTCAGCCCTAAAATCAAGTTGGTTGTGAATGCCCTCAATATGGCTGGAAATTTGGCCCAAGGTTTAGGCTATAACCAAGTCGGTGAAGTTCTGAATGGAATTGGAAATTTGGCCCAAAATTTCCTCAAGTTAAACCTTGAGGATAGTAGTAACCAAGTGACTTATGCTATAGAAACAACCAATCCAACACCTACTCGTAGAGGCATTCTAATAAGTGCTTGTCAAAGTGACCAAACTGCTGCTGATGACTCTCGATCTGGGCAGCCTCATGAAGCTTTTGGAGCTCTCAGTAATGTAATTCAGATCATAATAGATGAAACAAAAGCTGAAGTTACTAACCGCACACTGGTACTAAAGGCAAGGCAAATGTTAAAGAAACAAGGTTTCACCCAACGCCCAGGTCTCTACTGCAGTGACCATGATGCCGATGCTCCTTTCCTGTGTTGA
- the LOC127810943 gene encoding 18.1 kDa class I heat shock protein-like: MDQMSMLNRFLAFDQPLFSEEEVALSMDWKETPDAHVFTLDLPGFTKDHVKLQIHGGKVLHVSTASEPGPAEDDEKAIWWHCKERTRGNFSRRFRLPEDAVSDQIKASMRDGVLVIAVPKDRQYHKKKHHHHGRKSVDISGEDGSGSPSSPSKGLARFVCCKA; encoded by the coding sequence ATGGATCAGATGTCAATGCTCAATCGCTTTCTCGCATTCGATCAGCCCTTGTTCTCCGAAGAAGAGGTTGCATTGAGTATGGACTGGAAGGAAACTCCCGACGCTCATGTCTTCACGCTCGATCTTCCAGGCTTCACTAAAGACCACGTCAAGCTTCAGATCCACGGCGGCAAGGTACTGCATGTGAGTACGGCCTCCGAACCGGGACCTGCGGAGGACGACGAAAAGGCGATCTGGTGGCACTGCAAGGAGCGGACCCGAGGAAATTTCTCTAGGCGATTCCGGCTGCCGGAGGACGCGGTCTCCGATCAGATCAAGGCGTCGATGCGCGACGGCGTACTGGTCATCGCCGTTCCCAAAGACCGGCAGTACCATAAGAAGAAGCACCACCATCACGGACGTAAGTCCGTTGATATCTCCGGCGAGGACGGCTCCGGGTCTCCATCTTCGCCTTCTAAGGGACTGGCTCGTTTCGTCTGTTGCAAAGCCTAG